A window of the Polypterus senegalus isolate Bchr_013 chromosome 4, ASM1683550v1, whole genome shotgun sequence genome harbors these coding sequences:
- the LOC120528299 gene encoding zona pellucida sperm-binding protein 4-like, with protein MYQFPVGACGSTVQMAGGNVTYQNTMSAAITVRTGPEGSITRDSVYKLFFQCTYSGSQDVQVEAEVYTVVPPLPVVEQGPFDLELVIATDSSYGSYYVDADYPVTKTLRDPVAVEVHIVNRTDPNLVLTLGDCWVTPGPSASSQPQWSLLVNGCPYTGDNYLTSLVTVDSTSGVTYPSHYKRFVFEMFAFVDPVAQQALAEKIFIYCVAAACYPSATDPCTQSCPARRSGRAADKLASISSFRKNVLLHSGPVVFQADQVQTSKLEDEASVPTGYLVLGAAAVL; from the exons ATGTACCAGTTTCCAGTCGGTGCCTGTGGCAGCACAGTTCAG ATGGCTGGTGGTAATGTGACCTACCAGAACACCATGTCTGCTGCCATCACTGTGAGGACTGGTCCAGAGGGCTCCATCACCAGGGACAGTGTCTACAA gttattcttccagtgcacctactcgggaagccaggatgtgcaagtggaggctgaggtgtatactgtggtgccacctcttccagtagtagaGCAAGGGCCATTTGACCTGGAATTGGTCATTGCAACAG ATTCCTCCTATGGCTCCTACTATGTGGATGCTGACTACCCAGTGACCAAAACTCTGAGGGATCCTGTGGCTGTGGAAGTGCACATCGTGAACAGGACTGACCCTAACCTTGTTCTGACTCTTGGGGACTGCTGGGTCACCCCAGGACCTTCTGCTTCCAGCCAGCCCCAGTGGAGCCTTCTAGTGAATGG GTGCCCATACACAGGGGACAACTATTTGACCAGCTTGGTGACTGtggacagcacatctggagtgacctacccaagtcattacaagagatttgtctttgagatgtttgcttttgtggATCCTGTTGCCCAGCAAGCCTTGGCTGAAAAG atcttcatctactgtgttgCTGCTGCCTGCTATCCCTCTGCCACAGACCCCTGTACTCAGAGCTGCCCTGCTAGAA GATCTGGCAGAGCTGCAGACAAGTTGGCATCAATTTCTTCATTCAGGAAGAATGTGCTCCTTCACAGTGGTCCTGTGGTCTTTCAGGCTGACCAGGTTCAAACATCTAAGCTGGAGGATGAAG CCTCTGTTCCCACTGGATACCTGGTGCTGGGAGCTGCTGCTGTCTTGTGA